In one Desulfoferula mesophila genomic region, the following are encoded:
- a CDS encoding energy-coupling factor transporter transmembrane component T — MSRDRRGGGFAEPAWAYQAGDSPLHRLHGGLKLLLTLLLILAAVYLEAWGWLLGLLALDAGLYFLAGLGWRALWRDGRWLLVQIALVLGLFLLRYGYAEGFAPGLKVGLKIMLFFLPGALVLRTSQMSRMSREMGWLLPRQISFVVFTSLRFVPFFAREIREIALTQRMRGAALSPRQLAKPRNWPDLVNCLLLPLMVRALQTAGEAADSAQARGLNLGGADKPAARAARK; from the coding sequence TTGTCCAGGGATAGACGCGGAGGCGGTTTCGCGGAGCCGGCCTGGGCCTATCAGGCGGGCGACTCCCCCCTGCACCGCCTGCACGGAGGGCTCAAGCTGCTGCTCACCCTGCTGTTGATCCTGGCGGCGGTGTACCTGGAGGCCTGGGGGTGGCTCCTGGGCCTGCTGGCTCTGGACGCGGGGCTATATTTCCTGGCCGGGCTGGGCTGGCGGGCCCTGTGGCGCGACGGCCGCTGGCTGCTGGTGCAGATAGCCCTGGTGCTGGGGCTGTTTTTGCTGCGCTACGGCTACGCGGAGGGCTTCGCGCCGGGGCTCAAGGTGGGGCTCAAGATCATGCTGTTCTTCTTGCCCGGGGCCCTGGTTTTGCGCACCAGCCAGATGAGCCGCATGAGCCGGGAGATGGGCTGGCTGCTGCCCCGCCAAATTTCCTTCGTGGTGTTCACCAGCCTGCGCTTCGTGCCCTTTTTCGCCAGGGAGATTCGCGAGATCGCCCTGACCCAGCGCATGCGGGGCGCGGCCCTGAGCCCCCGCCAACTGGCCAAGCCGCGCAACTGGCCCGATCTGGTAAACTGCCTCCTGTTGCCCCTGATGGTGCGGGCCCTGCAAACCGCCGGCGAGGCCGCCGACTCGGCCCAAGCCCGGGGACTGAACCTGGGCGGCGCGGACAAACCCGCCGCCCGCGCCGCGCGAAAGTGA